A genomic window from Antedon mediterranea chromosome 4, ecAntMedi1.1, whole genome shotgun sequence includes:
- the LOC140047749 gene encoding uncharacterized protein, translated as MELNGTNNYYFFKQHVFGCRSSPKIFDTLSQAVCWIASNVYNIHNILHLLDDFLVIESPTANAQSTKIRFLDMFKTLGIPLSEKKTEGPSTSLEYLGIYLDSINMEARLPTEKIARIQNITTEFSKRASCTKRELLSLLGHLNFACRVIHPGRSFVSHLISLSTTVKKLHHHIRINKDCRADLAMWSLFLKHWNGVSFFLNDNITIANDISLYTDATRTSFGGIYRNEWFQGNFPQIYLTDKTSMAFFELYPIVMACVLWGNNWSRKRIMFFCDNMATVEIVSKGRSRIPDIMKLMRKLTYHSAIHNYHICATHIAGKHNVIADALSRHQMQKFRRLVPTANALPTPCVHHSELLMN; from the coding sequence ATGGAATTAAATGGAACGAacaattattacttttttaaacaaCATGTTTTTGGCTGTCGTTCAAGTCCAAAAATATTTGACACACTATCCCAAGCAGTTTGTTGGATAGCTTCCAATGTTTATAACATTCATAATATTCTTCATCTTCTGGACGATTTTCTTGTAATTGAATCTCCGACGGCAAACGCACAGTCAACCAAAATACGTTTTCTGGATATGTTTAAAACCCTTGGTATTCCGCTATCAGAAAAGAAAACAGAAGGACCTTCTACGTCGTTAGAATACCTTGGTATATACCTCGACTCGATTAACATGGAAGCGAGACTACCAACAGAAAAAATAGCTAGAATTCAAAATATTACAACGGAATTCAGTAAGCGTGCCTCCTGTACAAAAAGAGAATTACTGAGTCTCTTGGGGCATCTAAATTTTGCTTGTAGGGTCATACACCCTGGCCGTTCATTTGTATCGCACTTAATCAGCCTGTCAACTACAGTCAAGAAACTACACCATCATATACGTATCAACAAAGATTGTAGGGCCGATTTAGCGATGTGGTCCCTGTTTTTAAAACACTGGAATGGTGtatctttctttttaaatgataaCATAACAATTGCTAATGACATTTCGCTGTACACCGATGCAACACGCACATCGTTTGGTGGTATATATCGGAACGAATGGTTTCAGGGAAATTTCCCACAAATATACCTTACGGACAAGACGTCCATGGCGTTCTTTGAACTTTATCCCATCGTCATGGCATGTGTATTATGGGGTAATAATTGGTCTAGGAAACGAATAATGTTCTTTTGCGATAATATGGCCACGGTTGAAATTGTCTCCAAGGGTAGGTCCAGAATACCTGATATTATGAAATTGATGAGGAAACTAACATATCATTCTGCTATCCATAATTATCATATATGCGCTACTCATATTGCAGGGAAACATAACGTTATAGCTGATGCTCTTTCTCGCCACCAGATGCAGAAATTTCGACGGCTTGTACCAACAGCCAATGCTCTTCCGACACCATGCGTACACCATTCAGAGCTTCTAATGAATTGA
- the LOC140047108 gene encoding uncharacterized protein: protein MEDPPPAEAAVAVDQAGGNAGEPVATQRALPLAAFTLKLPPFWANDPAIWFAQVEAQFATRNITTEATKFAYIVASLQPSIVQEVRDLLLAPPAEGPYSKLKKELIKRTSDSEKKRLHQLLTTEELGDRKPTQLLRKMYQLLGSRTLEDSILKQLFIQRLPNNVQLILAATGGNVTVAQIAELADRILEVSPSQPRVAAISNPTSANADRNEIQTLRAEINKLTAMVSSLANDQHRDKSRSRSRNRNRSSSAKRTQTNENDSEQCWYHTRFGKAARRCRSPCSFPTSENSKAGE from the coding sequence ATGGAAGATCCTCCTCCAGCCGAAGCAGCAGTTGCTGTGGATCAAGCGGGAGGTAATGCTGGGGAACCAGTCGCCACGCAACGCGCATTACCTTTAGCGGCATTTACCCTCAAGCTACCACCATTTTGGGCTAACGATCCCGCGATATGGTTTGCCCAAGTGGAAGCGCAGTTCGCAACTCGCAATATTACCACGGAAGCTACGAAATTTGCCTATATCGTGGCGTCGTTACAGCCTTCGATCGTCCAGGAGGTACGTGATCTGCTCTTAGCTCCTCCTGCTGAGGGTCCATACAGCAAGTTAAAGAAAGAGTTAATTAAGCGGACCTCCGATTCGGAAAAGAAACGGTTGCACCAACTGCTCACTACGGAGGAATTGGGTGACAGAAAACCAACACAACTATTGCGCAAAATGTATCAGTTGTTAGGCAGCCGCACATTAGAGGATTCGATCTTGAAACAGTTGTTCATTCAGCGATTGCCCAATAACGTGCAACTGATTTTAGCCGCAACAGGCGGAAACGTTACCGTCGCTCAGATAGCGGAATTAGCCGACAGAATTTTAGAGGTTTCTCCCAGCCAACCCAGAGTAGCCGCAATCTCTAACCCGACAAGTGCTAACGCCGACCGAAACGAAATTCAAACGCTACGAGCTGAAATTAACAAGTTGACTGCAATGGTATCATCCTTGGCAAACGATCAACATCGGGATAAGAGCAGGAGCAGAAGCCGAAATCGGAACCGTTCTTCCAGCGCTAAACGAACACAAACCAATGAAAATGACTCAGAGCAGTGCTGGTATCACACCCGGTTTGGCAAGGCAGCACGTAGGTGCAGGTCGCCATGCAGTTTCCCAACTTCGGAAAACTCCAAAGCCGGCGAATAA